One Campylobacter pinnipediorum subsp. caledonicus genomic window carries:
- a CDS encoding S8 family serine peptidase, which produces MAGAFVRNKMPEVSAKIYEILVKNIEKRDRLYEVSLKNLGIELAKDNQTKEAYKYLNKYQDEFKYGDYVSQVQTAMDNLFFKLDENNATKLREHYKELMKKYQNADIGKKALLSLMDLNIKERKFKQNLEYAVLVKDLNQTKGIEYLNTSAFELAKEGINQILQDKHNDEKKIMDIGVVDTFFYKSKKFEKPNGTSRIEIVQTNKDPQDKQHHGTMVTHMIVKHNTDSKIFARSAGLSGNRNSLLIGSTENDYRNLHNKGARIFNNSYGLNGTDYGQVNATFPNVAHYAATDSIFIWAAGNEHTNHASPESLYPHLNNDARNGWITVMAVDETGNTSKLASYSNKIGDKGKNWGITARGNWAIELPASECKSGQACIIYGTGTSFSAPVVTAAVANVWTKFPWMDNHLVTMTILSSADKPGHKGEQTESPDATFGWGILNQDRALGGPGRLDKRLLTNKDEKAVLGLFTVDFDYRNYKDTRKLTWNNDMAGDGGIYKKGTGTLYLGGENTYTAITWIKEGTIGVEKSLLNSRITIEKGGTLLAQNDNSRVDIGNGNSYTITNNGGSLNVYGQGLKINGDYISKNQGRIAIDIDKSNLEITGTMDMKDSSYILADVENIYSVIGAQTKTKNIIKAKEIKNYNGDYKISNNVSRYVNLSNFYVDKNRQNIWVEYNRKATVHVLQAAGYVTASSLNTAKNFDTALDELAQTQEQNEISATAVRVMNAHANALPQMIDSLSGEIHASSQNILFNHNLLTNISFSNRVSSLSTINSSGFWYDGIYANSKINTKNYTKAISKTKGNLFGVDSVFGDYIFGIGFVHANADTKFNNDLGNIYMKNKGIMLYSSKDLGYAYILGAGGLNNVSSSVNREVINKRVDSKFDSKVYNLYTEIGVRKNIDNILINPFIANQATRIKRNDFEEKYEFGSLKANSKRYSSNYVILGLRTSLNLQKLNLNSGVFYSYNSNPANFDFEAKVLANGYKDVAVKGVGEPKDKVWFGIGGAYKINQKVSLQANYNLSIENRNKTNLLNLGVYYKF; this is translated from the coding sequence TTGGCAGGTGCTTTTGTAAGAAATAAAATGCCGGAAGTGTCAGCTAAGATATATGAAATTTTAGTAAAAAATATCGAAAAAAGAGATCGTTTGTATGAAGTATCTTTGAAAAATTTAGGAATAGAACTCGCAAAAGATAATCAAACAAAAGAGGCTTACAAATACCTAAATAAATATCAAGATGAGTTTAAATATGGTGATTATGTGAGCCAAGTGCAAACCGCAATGGACAATCTGTTTTTCAAGCTTGATGAAAACAATGCTACAAAATTAAGAGAGCATTATAAAGAACTTATGAAAAAATATCAAAATGCAGATATAGGCAAAAAAGCTTTACTCTCTCTTATGGATTTAAATATTAAAGAAAGAAAATTTAAACAAAATTTGGAGTATGCCGTTTTGGTTAAAGACTTAAATCAAACAAAAGGCATTGAATATCTAAACACATCAGCATTTGAGCTTGCCAAAGAAGGCATAAATCAAATTTTACAAGATAAACACAATGACGAAAAAAAGATCATGGATATCGGTGTAGTTGATACTTTCTTTTATAAATCTAAAAAATTTGAAAAACCGAACGGAACATCCAGAATAGAAATAGTGCAAACAAATAAAGATCCGCAAGATAAACAACATCACGGAACAATGGTAACTCATATGATTGTGAAACACAACACAGACTCTAAGATATTCGCTCGGTCAGCAGGTCTATCGGGAAATAGAAATTCACTCCTGATTGGCTCTACTGAAAATGATTATAGAAATTTGCATAATAAAGGCGCTAGAATTTTTAACAATTCATATGGTCTTAATGGCACTGATTACGGACAAGTAAATGCAACATTTCCAAATGTTGCCCACTATGCAGCGACAGATAGTATATTCATATGGGCTGCTGGAAACGAACATACAAATCATGCATCTCCGGAGTCGCTCTATCCTCATCTTAACAATGATGCTAGAAATGGTTGGATAACCGTTATGGCAGTTGATGAAACAGGAAATACATCTAAACTTGCAAGTTATTCAAACAAAATAGGAGACAAAGGTAAAAATTGGGGAATCACGGCTCGGGGTAATTGGGCTATAGAGCTGCCTGCAAGCGAATGCAAAAGCGGTCAAGCATGTATTATATATGGAACAGGAACATCATTTTCAGCTCCTGTAGTAACTGCTGCAGTTGCGAATGTATGGACGAAATTTCCATGGATGGATAATCACTTAGTTACTATGACTATCCTATCTAGTGCGGATAAACCAGGACACAAAGGAGAACAAACAGAAAGTCCAGATGCTACATTTGGCTGGGGAATTTTAAATCAAGATAGAGCCTTAGGAGGTCCTGGAAGACTAGATAAACGCCTTTTAACAAACAAAGATGAAAAAGCGGTATTGGGTTTATTTACAGTTGATTTTGATTATAGAAATTATAAAGATACAAGAAAACTGACTTGGAATAACGATATGGCAGGCGATGGTGGAATATACAAAAAAGGTACTGGAACCTTATATCTTGGAGGAGAAAATACATACACAGCCATCACATGGATTAAAGAGGGTACCATAGGAGTTGAAAAATCTTTATTAAATTCTCGTATTACAATAGAAAAAGGTGGGACACTTCTTGCACAAAATGATAATAGTAGAGTCGATATAGGTAACGGTAACAGCTACACCATAACCAACAATGGCGGATCATTAAACGTTTACGGACAAGGTCTTAAAATAAACGGAGACTACATTTCAAAAAATCAAGGTCGCATAGCAATAGATATCGACAAGTCAAATTTAGAAATTACGGGCACAATGGATATGAAAGATAGCTCTTATATCCTAGCCGATGTTGAAAATATCTATTCCGTAATAGGCGCTCAAACTAAAACAAAAAATATAATAAAAGCGAAAGAGATAAAAAACTATAATGGAGATTATAAAATTTCAAACAATGTATCAAGATACGTAAATTTATCTAACTTTTATGTAGATAAAAATAGACAAAATATATGGGTCGAATACAACAGAAAAGCTACCGTACACGTATTGCAGGCAGCAGGATACGTAACAGCAAGCTCTTTAAATACAGCTAAAAATTTTGATACGGCTTTAGATGAGCTAGCGCAAACTCAAGAACAAAATGAAATTTCAGCTACAGCAGTAAGAGTAATGAATGCACATGCTAACGCACTCCCACAAATGATAGATTCACTCTCAGGAGAAATTCACGCATCAAGCCAAAATATACTTTTTAATCATAATTTATTAACAAATATTTCTTTTAGTAACAGAGTGAGTAGCTTATCTACGATAAATAGTAGCGGCTTTTGGTACGATGGAATTTATGCCAATAGTAAAATTAACACAAAAAATTATACAAAAGCTATATCTAAAACAAAAGGTAATTTGTTTGGAGTCGATAGTGTATTTGGCGATTATATCTTTGGTATAGGGTTCGTGCATGCAAATGCAGATACTAAATTTAATAATGATTTAGGAAATATCTATATGAAAAACAAAGGTATTATGCTTTATTCAAGTAAAGATTTAGGATATGCATATATATTAGGAGCCGGCGGGTTAAATAATGTGTCAAGCAGTGTAAATAGAGAAGTTATTAATAAAAGAGTAGATTCAAAATTTGATAGCAAAGTGTATAATTTATATACAGAAATTGGAGTTAGAAAAAATATTGATAATATTTTAATAAACCCTTTTATTGCAAATCAAGCTACTCGAATAAAAAGAAATGATTTTGAAGAAAAATATGAATTTGGCTCTTTGAAAGCTAATTCAAAAAGATATAGCTCTAATTATGTTATTTTGGGTTTAAGAACTAGTTTAAATTTACAAAAATTAAACTTAAACTCAGGCGTATTTTATTCTTATAATAGCAATCCAGCAAATTTTGATTTTGAGGCAAAAGTTTTAGCAAATGGTTATAAAGATGTTGCTGTAAAAGGAGTTGGTGAGCCAAAAGATAAAGTATGGTTTGGTATCGGGGGAGCTTATAAAATTAATCAAAAGGTGTCATTACAAGCAAACTATAATTTATCTATTGAAAACAGGAATAAAACAAATTTATTAAATTTAGGAGTTTATTATAAATTTTAA